The Candidatus Binatia bacterium DNA segment TCACGAAAAAAAATCTCCGCCGACAGAACTCCGAAGAGCGGCGTCAGGAACGTGAAGGCCGTCAATCTGATCAGTTCCTGCCGTTGAACCAGAAAAAACCATAGCAACGAGGAACCGGCCGAGCCGACCAGCCCGGAAAAAAGAAGGCCGGAGATGAAACTCGGCGTCCATGTAGTTTCCCGAACGTCTTCCGCCATCAGCGCTGCCAGCAAGAGCGGTAGAGAGCCGAGGAGATATTGCCAGGCGGTAACTGCTAGGAAATCGACTCGACGTCCGATGTGTTTGAGAATAAGAGTTCCCGCTGCAAGGCCGGTGGATGCCAGAAGCGCGAATAGCGAACCGTTCAGGGTTCCGAGAGAGACACTACCGGGAGCTACGGTCAGAATCACCCCTATAAACCCAAAGCTCAGCGCCGCGAGCTTTTTCCAGTTCAGCGTTTCAGCAAACAATAAAACGGCGAAAGGAGCGACGATAAGAGCTTGAACATTTGCAAGCACGGAAGGAATCGCGGAACCCGCCGGACCGACACTGATATACATCGCCCCCAGCCCCAGCGTGACGTTGCCGAGCGCGAGGAGGATGATCCAACCCCAAGTATCGGCCGGAACTTTCAGGCGACCCATTAACGCCGAGACCAATACAAGCGGCAGGCCGGCGACCAGACCTCGCGCGGCGGCGGAAAAAAGTGGCGGACTATTTCCTAGAGTGGCCTTGATAACCACGAAGCAAACGCCCCATACCATGACCACGACGACTGCGAGAATGTTTTGTAATGAGATTAAAGAGCCGGATCTCGAGGAAGTGTTATTCTTCATGACGCTGGGTTCACTCCCGATGTTCGCTGCGTTAGGTCCCGTTTAGCGACCAGTGCAAAGTGTCTCATCGCGTCTTTGGCCATGCGTTGAGTACACCATCTCGCATAGTATCGCCCGAGCATATACCCGAGCCAACGAGCCGGCGGCGCTTCCGGCAGCGCGTAGTCGATAAAAACGCGAAGCGCTGAGTCATTTCCCTGAGTTGTTATCTCAAACCCCATTCGATAATGGCCGATCACCAGAAGTTTCGGCGCGCCGATCGTTTCCCAGACTTTGCGATAGGGCGGATTCCGCTCGGTCACGACCTCGTCGAGCGACAATTCGATACCGAAGACTCTCCCGGCCAATCGAATGCGCGATCCGATCCGCTGTCCGCGGCCGTCGTCAAATTCGATCTGCATCCGTCCGCGGCCCATCATCCAAGAGGAGCGGGTCATGTGCGAGGACAGGCGCGCGTGATCGTCGAGGAAGGCGAAGAGTTTCTCCGCAAGCGCTCGAACACGCGCGCTGGTCGCATGGTGATGGGGCAGCGTCGGCATACGAATTCCGTCTCACTTGGAAATCATAGAATTATAGATCCCGGCGGCGACGGCGGCCATCAGAGCCGTCCAGATACCGATCGCGAGGACGCCGGCGAAGTAATTCGCCCACGTTACCGGCCGGGTCAGTCCAGAGAGATCGATATGCAACAGATAGCCAATAAACGCCGCGGTCGCTTCCGGCGCGACGGCGACAAAGAACGCGCAAATCGTGAACGCCGCCGCTACGGCGATTCCGACTGCAAATCCAAACGGCCAAACGTTGAGTTTCATAAGTCACCTCCCATGCACAATCGCTCTCAGGAGACTCGCTTTGTGCATCCTGTGATACATCAACCGGCAATCCATACCTTGGTTACGCTCTTGCCGCCGCGCTTTCCCGCGAGCGCGCCTTGTTGATCACCACCTGATCTCCTCGGACATTGACCTCGTATGGCTCCAACGGTCTTGGAGGCGGCCCGCCGATATTTTTGCCGTTTAAATCATAATGACCGTTATGACAGGCGCACCAGATATGTTGCAGGTCGGGCCGGTACTGCACGACGCAAGCAAGATGAGTGCAAATAGCGGTAAAAGCCCGCAGGTCTCCGTCCGGAGTCCGGACCACGATTCCCGGTTGGCTTCCGAACTTAAAGATCTGCCCTGAGTTTGGCTTTACCTCTTGCGCCTTCACGGGAAGAGTCACGGTCAGAGCCGTGGACTCCTCGACTCTCGGAGGGATCAGGTAGCGGGAAACGGGATAGAACACGGAAAGGAAAAATCCTCCCGCAGTCGTCCCGAGAAACCAGTCCAGAAATTTTCTGCGGCTTATCTTCATGATTCTTCTCCCTTGAGCGACCGCAGAGCCTCCTCCAAAGCATCCTGGCCGTCGCTTCGACCTTCTTTCAATTATCCGCCAAGGTCCTTCCTCTTCGCCTCAAATTCTTCTTTATTGATCTCGCCACGCGCATATCGTTGGCGCAGGATTTCGAGCGCCGAGTCAGAACGCGATTCCTTGCCCTGACCCAGGAGCCAGCGGATGCCGATTACAAGGCCTACGATCACCAAAACCCAGAATAGAAGCATCAATAACATCATGCCGAATCCCCAGGCGCCCCACCACATAGGATGCATACCCCATCCCCACTCGTAGGAACGCTCCTGGGCCAATGCCGCCATCGGGATCAACCAACCGGTCAGCACGCCTATCAACGGCTTCGCCAGTCGTTCCATAATATTCCCCCTTGCTCTCGATGTAATTTGCTTAACCCCACCTACACCATCCCATAAAGCTTTGAGATCGGTTTCGAACCAAGCGTCTCTGAACCAACCTCTACTGCGTCTTCTTCGTTCCCACCTTCATCCGCTCCGACATCTGCTTCATCATTCCCGACATGTCGCCCATCATCTTCGACATGTTCTCCATCTCTTCCGGCGTCATCTTGCCGCTTCCCATCATTTGTCCCATGTCGCCCATCATGCCGGACATCCCGCCCATCATTTTCCCCATGTTTTTCGTTTCCTCGCCCTTCATCATGCCTTTGCCTTTCATCATCCCGCCCATCCCCTTCCGCATCTCTCCCATCTTTCCCTGCATCTCCTTCATTTGTCCCATCATCATCCCTCCGCCTTTCATCTCCTCGCCTTTCATAGGCATCCCTTCTTTCATGGGCATGTCCTTTTTTTCCTGGGCCAGCACTGGCAGAGAGCCGACGGCTCCCGCTAAAATGATCGGTAAAATAAACTTCTTCATGATCCCCTCCTTTTGGGTTTTTGTTGGTAGCACAGTCATTCCTTTACCGCTTAAACCTATCCCCATCTCTTGTTGTAAAAATTGTAGATCGGCGTGAAGACCAGCCCCACATAAACGCCGTAAAGAAAACTTTCGATCAGTCCGATGAAGAAACTGCCGACGCTTAACCACTTGAACCCCGGAAGCGTAATCTCAAGGAACTGCACAAGATGCATACTTTCCGGCACGATCAGGCCGTAGAGCACACAGACAACAAAACTGAAGGTTGTAAATGTCGCCATCGTCCAGGTGACGACACGTATATTGAGCGGGTTCATTTTCGTCCTCCTTGAAGGAGCGCGATTTGCTGTTTCTGGCACACGGCGGATGTTTGGAGCCTCCACTCAATGTTGGTGTCCGCCGCCCTCTTCGGGCTTTTTCTTCTCATCCCCACCGCCGTGCCGACGCCCGCCGCCATGTCCCCCACAGCCCATTCCCGAAGAATGCATCCAGATAAAAAACACGAAGACGACGATCCAAAACCAGTTATTCTGCAAGAACTCTCCCATAACCGTTCTCCTTTCTTGCGTTGGTTTTTCTCAACCCATATCGAGAAAACGCAACTGCCCACCTAATCCCGGAGAGTTTACCCTTTCCCTCTTGCCATCATCTCCAGCCGGGCAATCCGCTCCTCCAGCGGTGGATGTGTGCTGAACAGATTCATCAGACCTCCGCCCGTCAAGGGACTCACAATAAACATGTGCGCGGTGGCAGGATTGGCCTCCATCGGAATCTTTTCTACTCCCCGTTTAAGTTTCTTGAGAGCACTGGCCAGACTTAAAGGATCATCAGAAATACTCGCCCCTGTTGCATCTGCCCCGTACTCGCGACTGCGAGAGATTGCTAATTGGACCAGCATAGCCGCCAGCGGCGCCAGGATAATCATAGCCAGGGCAACGATCGGATTGCCGCCCTCCCGGCGGTCACTACCTCTTCCTCCGAAAATCAACCCCCATTGCGCTATATAGGCGAGCATCGAAATTGCGCCGGCCATCGTCGCGGCGATGGTGCCGATAAGGATGTCGCGATTCTTGACATGGGAAAGTTCGTGAGCCAGGACTCCTCGCAGCTCGGACTCACTGAGAATATCCAAAATGCCTTCCGTGACGGCCACGGCAGCATGTTTCTCATCTCTGCCTGTGGCGAAGGCGTTCGGAGACTCCTGAGGAATCACGTAGACTTTCGGCATGGGCATATGAGCGCGCAACGTCAAGTCTTGAACGATGCGGTGGAGCTTCGGGGCCTCCTCCAGGCTAATTTCTTTCGCCCCATACATGCGCAGAACAATTTTATCACTGAACCAGTAACTCACCCCGTTCATGACCAGAGCAAAGAGAAAAGCCGTCACCATGCCGCTTTCTCCTCCTAATGCGCCGCCGGCCGTTACCAGAATCACAGTCAGAAGCGCCATTAAAAACGTCGTCTTAAGCGTGTTCATTCCCTCATCTCCTCTTTATTGAAGGTCCCAAAGAAAACTTCGCTCCTTGATTCCCGCGACATCTTTAATCACAAGCTCCAACCGCTTGGCCGGGGCCGAGACTTTGGGAAACACAACCGCAATTTCGCGGTGGTGACCGCTCCCCTTGTTCTCCACGCGGACCGGCTGGTAAGTTTTGCCCGTGTCGTCGCGCAGCAGGCTCAGCGTCTTTAGATCGTAAGCATCGAGGTTGACCGCGTGAGTGTCCAGGACCACTTCAAAGCGGGTTTCATCTGTATTCTGGGAATGAGGATACGTTACGTTTACGGTGACGCCTCCGCCGGAATTACTGCGCGTTATTCCGGCGGGCGCGGATTCCGACGCGCCGACAATTTCGGTGTACCCGAACAAAACGCTACTCAGGATAAATCCTGTCACCAAAACTTTGATGGCTTTCATAAAAGGGTTTCCTCCTTCATCTCTCCGTTACTCCCTGTTCTCCTGGGGTTCCGCCGACGTGGAAATTTCTTCTAGTCTTTTTCTTCCCCTAATGGTCACAAGATTCCTGACCTTAAGAATCGATTGCAGCTCAGGTCTTTCAACGACCTCCTTTTTCAAAAGGAGCTTTGCCAGTTCCTCCAGGGCCACGCGATAGGAGCCAAGAATCTCCGTCACCTTGATGTGCGCCTCCGACAAAATCTTCTTCACCTCCTCATCGACAATCCGCGCCGTATCGTCGCTGTACTCCTTTTGGCTCTGCATCGGTATGGGAAGGAACATCGGAGCCCTCGGACCTTCCAGAGAAACCAGACCCAACTTTTCGCTCATGCCGAACTGCGTGATCATGGTTCTGGCAATCTCGGTCGCCCGCTGGAGATCGTTCTGCGCGCCCGTGGAAACATCCCCGAAGATCATCTCCTCGGCGACTCTTCCGCCCAGAAGAATGTAGATCCGCGCCAGCAGCTCGGAGCGTTTCAGGATATAGCGGTCTTCGGTCGGTAACTGCTGCGTGTAGCCGAGGGCGGCTACCCCACGCGGAATAATCGAGATTTTCGATACCGGGTCCGAACCGGGAGTAAGCTCGGCAACCAAGGCATGGCCCGATTCATGGTAGGCGACCGTTTCCTTCTCTTTCGGGCTCATGACCCTGCTTTTCTTTTGCAACCCCGCTACGACCCGCTCAATCGCCTCATCGAAGTCGGCCATCTCCACCGCGTCTTTTCCCTGACGCGCGGCTAGAAGAGCGGCCTCGTTGACGATGTTGGCCAAATCGGCGCCGACAAATCCCGGCGTCTTGGCTGCTATGACGCTGAGATCGGCGCTCGAAGAGAGCTTGATCTTCTTTGCGTGGAGTTGAAGAATTTTCTCGCGCCCTTTAACGTCGGGACGATCGACCAGGACCTGACGATCGAATCTCCCCGGCCTCAGCAAGGCGGGATCTAAAATCTCGGGCCGGTTGGTTGCGGCCATGATGATGACTCCCTTATTGGGATCGAAGCCGTCCATCTCGGCCAGGAGCTGATTCAGAGTTTGTTCGCGTTCGTCGTTGCTGGAAAGGACATTCATGCCCCTGGCTTTGCCCAGAGCATCAAGCTCATCGATGAAGATAATGCTTGGAGAATGTTCCACAGCCTGAGAGAATAGATCTCTGACTCGCGCGGCTCCCACACCGACGAACATTTCAACAAAGTCGGACCCGGAGATACTGAAGAAGGCGACGTTGGCCTCACCCGCCACCGCCCGCGCAAGCAAAGTCTTTCCGGTGCCCGGAGGACCAAGGAGCAGCACGCCTTTCGGGATGTGACCGCCAAGCCGCTGGTATTTTTCCGGCGTCTTGAGAAACTCCACGACCTCGACAAGCTCTTCCTCCGCCTCATCGATGCCGGCCACGTCGGCGAAGGTCACGCCTGTTTTCTTTTCGATATAGACTTTCGCCTTGCTCTTGCCGATCTGCATCAATCCGCTCTGGGCGCCCATTTTTTTCATCAGAAAGCCCCACAACAGAAAAAACAGAGCCGTGGGAACTACCCAGGACAGGATCGTCGAGAGCCAGTTGTTAGATAGCTCCCCCTGAAACGGAATGCGGGCTTTTTCGAGCTCATCCGTCAAACCCGGATCTTCGACCCTGACGGTGTTAAACGGATGGGGCTTCTTTCCTTCCTTTACTTCCGGAGAGGCGTCTTTGAGTTTTTCTGCGGGAAAAACCTGCTTAACCCCCTCAGCCTTCACGGTCCCGCGAACGATTTTCTCTCCGATGGCTAGATTTTCGACCAGACCTTTCTGAACCAGATCTTTAAACTGACTGTATGTAATGGTCTGGGTGTGGGGCGTCGCGAAGTAATTTTGGACCATCATTATGATGAGAAAAGCTACCAAGAAGTATCCGACTGAAAACTGCTGTTGCTTCTTTTCCATGCCTTGACTCCCTTTCACGACTCTCTAGTGTGGCTGCACGGGATGTTGGCCGAAAGAGCCGCTGCCGGGCGCGCCCCCTGAAGATGGGTCCTTCGTCGCGCAGCGATACGCACGATCCACCGAATCCATGAGCTTCTGCATATTCTCCCCGGTGAAATTTGCGGGATTTTTCATTTGTTCTCCGTGCAAAGGCTTTGTCTCCTCCAACCAGCCCGCGGCGCAATCCAGCCTGCCTTCGAGGATTTTGATCCTGCGATACTCCACAACCGCCACAGTGCCGGCCACTGTGGTAATCACGATGAGAGAGATGACCTTCCAATTTTTTCGCAGCATAACCTTGCTTCCCCAACCGTTAGGCACACTGTCGGCGCACGTAGCCGCAAGCCGGACTGAAATAGCCGGCGATGAACGGTTAGTCGTTAGATGCGCAGGATGGAAAGAGCGAGGTAGATGGGTACAACGTCCGGGGATCTGTCGAAAATGCTTCTCCGCCAATGAACGCTTTTCTCGTCGCCTGCGGCAGATCGCATAACTGAAGAATCGGCGAAGTTAAGACGGATCTCTCCCGTTAAGTTGATGGAGCGAGACTGGGACGACGAGTCCATTGATTCTATAATGCAAGCCGGACCGGGACACTCAAGATTTGGCGATGAATGGTCTAATGCGAGGTCATGATAAGTCGTATGGCTCTCCACATCCGAAACGGCGCCCTGGTATGAATCATCTTCTTCATGAAGACACTGCAGCACCGCCCACGCCACGCTGTAATAGGCAAGCGTGAGCGAGAGAAGGGTTGCCGCAAATGTCTTGAAGAAACGAGCCGTCATATCCCGACAACTGAGCATGAATTATGCCACGGTTTTCGTAAGACTTTTCATAAGCCAGTCGCCCATTTTTTTGTCAGGATTGCGAATCGAGACGATGATCTTCGCAAGTTTAGGAAATACGTCTTTCTTCGTGACCGGAGTAGTAACTCGCAGGTCTTCTTCAAGTTAATCTGATTCGCCCCGGTTCTTGATACCAAAACAAGCTGATTCCGAGAATGACCGACGCCAGACTGATCCACTGGTACTCCGTCATGCCAAGACCCACTACGGGATTTGCACGCCAGAATTCGACGATAAACCGCATTGACCCCGCAAGAACTAGATAAAGGTAAAAGATTGTTCCCGGAGGGTGAGGTCTTTTTCTAAGAACCCAGAGGATCGAAAAAACGAACAGTGACTGAATCATCTCATAGAGTTGTGTCGGGTGTACGCGCACTCCCAGCGGATACGGCAGGCCGGTCAGCGGATCCGCCCATCCTGCCACTGCTTTGGGGAAGGCCATCCCCCAGGGCGCTCCGGTAACCTTGCCCCACGTCGCATCGCCGGCGAGAAAGCAACCGATACGTCCGATACCGTAACTCAGAGCAAGAGCCGGAGCCGCCATGTCTCCGGCGCGAGCTAGAGGCATTTTGTGTTTGCTGAAAAGCCAGGCCGCCGCCAGCCCCCCTCCAAGCAGACCCCCGTACCAGCTAAAACCAGCCCCGCTAAGCAGGAAATCAAACGGCGCGCGCGTGAAGCTCTCCCATTCTTCCAAGGTGAAGAGCAACCGGGCGCCAAGTAATCCCCCGATCGCACCGGCAATGACGACGCTGCCGGCAAGATCAGGATCATGGCCGTAGCGTTTCAGTTCGAGACGGAGAATCCACGCGCCTGCGAAAGCCGCGAGAGCCCAGAGAAGACCCAGGCTATAAATGGTCAGCGGGCCGATCTTGAAAAGAACAGGATACATAAAGATGATACGCTAGTGCCGCATCTGCTCACCCGATGTTTGTCCTTTGAGGGATGCTATGTAAGAGGCGAGGTCCGCCACCTGCTTAGCGGTGAACGTATCACTGTAATCCGGCATCTTGGACTTGCCGTCTTCTCCGAGATAGCTCAGCTCCTTGGCTTTCGGATCGATCGCTGCGTTCGGATTGATAATGGACTCGGCAAAGAACTCCGGCGGGTGCATTCCTGCCATCTGCGACAGCTCCGGGCCGACTCCTTTTTCTCCGTCTGCCACGCCTGGGAATTTTTCACCTTTGACTTCATGGCATTTGTAGCACTCCGCCTCGATAAAGAGCTTCCGCCCTTCGACCGGATCACCTTGCGGCAAAGTAAATTTCCAGTCGGATGTCATACCATGCATGTCCATCTTCTGGTTGGCCACCTCATCGTTTTTCTGACGCCTGGAACATGCGCCAGACAAAAGTCCTCCGATGATGACGGCAATTAAAAAGGTTGCGAAAAGAAACCGCCTCATCTCAACGACCTCCAATGCGCCTCAGTGGTGTGAAAATCGTATATGATGCCATTGATCCTTCACTTTCAGGCTCACGACCGCGGTGTCCCAATCACTTGCGCCTTTGATGGGCTCTCCTTTATATACCACTGCCTCTTTGGGGTCTTTCACCGCTTTCAATCCCCGGCTGTGCTGTTCTCCGTCATGTCCCTTTACGGTCAGCTTGGTTTCCAAATCAGTCCGCTCCAGGGGTTTCATGGCTTTATCGTAGAGGTAAAGCTTGGGCTGACCGGTCTTATCGATCAGGAACTCAACGTGCATCCCTTCCGCCTCTCGTACGATTCCACCGTGAGGTGTCTTATGGCCGTGCTCATCGGCGGTCTCGTCAGCATGCACTACGCCAAATAACACAATCAGAAATGACAGAAACGAAAAAACTACCATCTTGAAATACATGAACGTTAAACCTCCTTTTCCCCTCCTACTCTACTTTCTACGATTCCTTGGAACTCAGTCTAGTTTTCAAAGAGACGACGCTTTGAAGATCAAAAACCGACAGCATGCCATCACCTGCCCGACCCGTGGAGCCGCTTTTGACGATTTCATTCACCACGCTTTCCACTTGTTCGTTCTCGGCGATCACTTCGAGCTTAT contains these protein-coding regions:
- a CDS encoding DMT family transporter, which produces MKNNTSSRSGSLISLQNILAVVVVMVWGVCFVVIKATLGNSPPLFSAAARGLVAGLPLVLVSALMGRLKVPADTWGWIILLALGNVTLGLGAMYISVGPAGSAIPSVLANVQALIVAPFAVLLFAETLNWKKLAALSFGFIGVILTVAPGSVSLGTLNGSLFALLASTGLAAGTLILKHIGRRVDFLAVTAWQYLLGSLPLLLAALMAEDVRETTWTPSFISGLLFSGLVGSAGSSLLWFFLVQRQELIRLTAFTFLTPLFGVLSAEIFFRESLSPLNGIGLLITIAGVAGLQWNNEGVSFLRSRSDDAKSMARFT
- a CDS encoding SRPBCC family protein, which translates into the protein MPTLPHHHATSARVRALAEKLFAFLDDHARLSSHMTRSSWMMGRGRMQIEFDDGRGQRIGSRIRLAGRVFGIELSLDEVVTERNPPYRKVWETIGAPKLLVIGHYRMGFEITTQGNDSALRVFIDYALPEAPPARWLGYMLGRYYARWCTQRMAKDAMRHFALVAKRDLTQRTSGVNPAS
- a CDS encoding DUF5676 family membrane protein, giving the protein MKLNVWPFGFAVGIAVAAAFTICAFFVAVAPEATAAFIGYLLHIDLSGLTRPVTWANYFAGVLAIGIWTALMAAVAAGIYNSMISK
- a CDS encoding Rieske 2Fe-2S domain-containing protein, with protein sequence MKISRRKFLDWFLGTTAGGFFLSVFYPVSRYLIPPRVEESTALTVTLPVKAQEVKPNSGQIFKFGSQPGIVVRTPDGDLRAFTAICTHLACVVQYRPDLQHIWCACHNGHYDLNGKNIGGPPPRPLEPYEVNVRGDQVVINKARSRESAAARA
- a CDS encoding SHOCT domain-containing protein, whose protein sequence is MERLAKPLIGVLTGWLIPMAALAQERSYEWGWGMHPMWWGAWGFGMMLLMLLFWVLVIVGLVIGIRWLLGQGKESRSDSALEILRQRYARGEINKEEFEAKRKDLGG
- a CDS encoding DUF5676 family membrane protein; translated protein: MNPLNIRVVTWTMATFTTFSFVVCVLYGLIVPESMHLVQFLEITLPGFKWLSVGSFFIGLIESFLYGVYVGLVFTPIYNFYNKRWG
- the htpX gene encoding zinc metalloprotease HtpX, with protein sequence MNTLKTTFLMALLTVILVTAGGALGGESGMVTAFLFALVMNGVSYWFSDKIVLRMYGAKEISLEEAPKLHRIVQDLTLRAHMPMPKVYVIPQESPNAFATGRDEKHAAVAVTEGILDILSESELRGVLAHELSHVKNRDILIGTIAATMAGAISMLAYIAQWGLIFGGRGSDRREGGNPIVALAMIILAPLAAMLVQLAISRSREYGADATGASISDDPLSLASALKKLKRGVEKIPMEANPATAHMFIVSPLTGGGLMNLFSTHPPLEERIARLEMMARGKG
- the ftsH gene encoding ATP-dependent zinc metalloprotease FtsH → MEKKQQQFSVGYFLVAFLIIMMVQNYFATPHTQTITYSQFKDLVQKGLVENLAIGEKIVRGTVKAEGVKQVFPAEKLKDASPEVKEGKKPHPFNTVRVEDPGLTDELEKARIPFQGELSNNWLSTILSWVVPTALFFLLWGFLMKKMGAQSGLMQIGKSKAKVYIEKKTGVTFADVAGIDEAEEELVEVVEFLKTPEKYQRLGGHIPKGVLLLGPPGTGKTLLARAVAGEANVAFFSISGSDFVEMFVGVGAARVRDLFSQAVEHSPSIIFIDELDALGKARGMNVLSSNDEREQTLNQLLAEMDGFDPNKGVIIMAATNRPEILDPALLRPGRFDRQVLVDRPDVKGREKILQLHAKKIKLSSSADLSVIAAKTPGFVGADLANIVNEAALLAARQGKDAVEMADFDEAIERVVAGLQKKSRVMSPKEKETVAYHESGHALVAELTPGSDPVSKISIIPRGVAALGYTQQLPTEDRYILKRSELLARIYILLGGRVAEEMIFGDVSTGAQNDLQRATEIARTMITQFGMSEKLGLVSLEGPRAPMFLPIPMQSQKEYSDDTARIVDEEVKKILSEAHIKVTEILGSYRVALEELAKLLLKKEVVERPELQSILKVRNLVTIRGRKRLEEISTSAEPQENRE
- a CDS encoding prolipoprotein diacylglyceryl transferase, with amino-acid sequence MYPVLFKIGPLTIYSLGLLWALAAFAGAWILRLELKRYGHDPDLAGSVVIAGAIGGLLGARLLFTLEEWESFTRAPFDFLLSGAGFSWYGGLLGGGLAAAWLFSKHKMPLARAGDMAAPALALSYGIGRIGCFLAGDATWGKVTGAPWGMAFPKAVAGWADPLTGLPYPLGVRVHPTQLYEMIQSLFVFSILWVLRKRPHPPGTIFYLYLVLAGSMRFIVEFWRANPVVGLGMTEYQWISLASVILGISLFWYQEPGRIRLT
- a CDS encoding c-type cytochrome, with product MRRFLFATFLIAVIIGGLLSGACSRRQKNDEVANQKMDMHGMTSDWKFTLPQGDPVEGRKLFIEAECYKCHEVKGEKFPGVADGEKGVGPELSQMAGMHPPEFFAESIINPNAAIDPKAKELSYLGEDGKSKMPDYSDTFTAKQVADLASYIASLKGQTSGEQMRH
- a CDS encoding P-II family nitrogen regulator, with product MKMIWAVVRSDKIEQIARQLNKAGVGGCTVYPVRGYGEHWHLYEPLIHGGHHKLEVIAENEQVESVVNEIVKSGSTGRAGDGMLSVFDLQSVVSLKTRLSSKES